Genomic segment of Bacillota bacterium:
TCAGGTCGACGATCTGGCGGATGTTCTCCCGGTTGAGCGGATGGAAGACGATGATGTCGTCGATCCGGTTGAGGAACTCGGGCCGGAAGGTCTTCCTCACCTCGTCCAGGATCCTGTCGCGCATCTGCCGGTAGCCGTACTCCTCGTCCTCGTTGGGCCGGAAGCCCAGCGCCGCCTGCCGCTTGAGGATGTCCTGGCCGACGTTCGAGGTGAGGATGACCACCGTGTTCCGGAAGTCCACGTGCCGACCCTTGGCCTCGGTCAGGCGTCCCTCCTCGAAGACCTGCAGGAGGACGTTGAAGACCTCCGGGTGCGCCTTCTCGATCTCGTCCAGGAGTACCACCGAGTACGGGCGCCGCCGCACCGCCTCGGTCAGCTGGCCGCCTTCCTCGTAGCCCACGTAGCCCGGAGGTGCGCCCACCAGCCGGGAGACCGTGTGGCGCTCCTGGTACTCGGACATGTCGATGGCCACCATGGCGTCCTCGTCGCCGAAGAGCGCCTCCGCCAGCGCCTTGGCCAGCTCCGTCTTGCCCACACCGGTCGGTCCCAAAAAGATGAACGAACCGATGGGCCGGCGCGGATCCTTCAGGCCCGCGCGCGCACGGCGGATGGCGCGCGAGACGGCCGAGACCGCCTCGTCCTGGCCGATGACGCGCGCGTGCAGGACCTCCTCCAGGTGCAGGAGCCGCTCCGACTCCTCCACGGCCAGGCGGCTGACCGGGATACCGGTCCAGCTGGAGACCACCTGGGAGACGTCCTCCTCGGTGACCAGAAGCCGCTCGGCCGCCTGGTTCTGGTGCCAGATCTCGCGGCGCTTCTCGATCTCCTGCTGCAGTTTCTGCTCCTGGTCGCGCAGGTTGGCCGCCTTCTCGAACTCCTGGCTCTGGACGGCCTCCTCCTTCTCCTTCTGGATCTCGCCCAGCCGCTCTTCCATCTCCTTCAGCTCGGGCGGCTCGACGAAGGCGCGGAGCCGCACCCGGGAGGCCGCCTCGTCGATCAGGTCGATGGCCTTGTCCGGAAGGAAGCGATCGGAGACGTAGCGGTCGCTCAGCTGCGCCGCCGCCGTGATGGCGTCGTCGGTGATAACCACGCGGTGGTGCGCCTCGTAGCGATCGCGCAGCCCCTTGAGGATGGCGATCGTCTCCTCCACCGAGGGCTCCTCCACCATCACCGGCTGGAAACGTCGCTCCAGCGCCGCGTCCTTCTCGATATGCTTGCGGTACTCGTCGATGGTGGTGGCGCCGATGGTCTGCAGCTCGCCGCGCGCCAGCGCAGGCTTCAGGATGTTGGAGGCGTCGATGGCCCCCTCGGCCGCGCCGGCGCCGATGATGGTGTGCAACTCGTCGATGAACAGGATGACGTTGGAGGCGCGGCGGATCTCGTCCATCACCTTCTTCAGCCGGTCCTCGAACTCGCCCCGGTACTTGGAACCAGCCACCAGTGCGCCCATGTCCAGGGTGACCACGCGCCGCTCCTTGAGCAGCTCCGGGACGTTCCCCTCCGTGATGCGCTGGGCCAGCCCCTCGACGATGGCCGTCTTGCCCACGCCCGGCTCGCCGATCAGCACCGGGTTGTTCTTGGTGCGGCGCGAGAGGATCTGGATGACGCGCTCGATCTCCTTCTCGCGGCCGATGACCGGGTCGAGCTTCCCCTCTTCCGCCAGCTGGGTCAGGTCGCGGCCGAAGTTGTCCAGCACCGGGGTGTTGGAGCGGCTGGTGCGCCGCCCGGGCGCCGGGCGCGCGGCCGCCAGCGGCTGCGAGGGCGCGCTCCCGCCCAGCAGCCGGATGACCTCGCGGCGCGTCTTCTCCAGGTCGACTCCCATGTTCTCCAGCACCCGCGCCGCCACGCCCTCGCCCTCGCGGATGAGGCCCAGGAGCAGGTGCTCGGTGCCCACGTAGTTGTGGCCCAGGAGCCGGGCCTCCTCGATGGCCAGCTCCATGACCACCTTCTTGGCGCGCGGCGTGTAGCCGATCTCGCCGCCCACGGGGCCGTTGCCGCGGCCGATGAT
This window contains:
- a CDS encoding ATP-dependent Clp protease ATP-binding subunit, giving the protein MFGRYSERAQRVILLAQEEARRLGYNYVGTEHLLLGLIREGTGVAARALQNMGVDLDQVRAEVEKIIGRGNGPVGGEIGYTPRAKKVVMELAIEEARLLGHNYVGTEHLLLGLIREGEGVAARVLENMGVDLEKTRREVIRLLGGSAPSQPLAAARPAPGRRTSRSNTPVLDNFGRDLTQLAEEGKLDPVIGREKEIERVIQILSRRTKNNPVLIGEPGVGKTAIVEGLAQRITEGNVPELLKERRVVTLDMGALVAGSKYRGEFEDRLKKVMDEIRRASNVILFIDELHTIIGAGAAEGAIDASNILKPALARGELQTIGATTIDEYRKHIEKDAALERRFQPVMVEEPSVEETIAILKGLRDRYEAHHRVVITDDAITAAAQLSDRYVSDRFLPDKAIDLIDEAASRVRLRAFVEPPELKEMEERLGEIQKEKEEAVQSQEFEKAANLRDQEQKLQQEIEKRREIWHQNQAAERLLVTEEDVSQVVSSWTGIPVSRLAVEESERLLHLEEVLHARVIGQDEAVSAVSRAIRRARAGLKDPRRPIGSFIFLGPTGVGKTELAKALAEALFGDEDAMVAIDMSEYQERHTVSRLVGAPPGYVGYEEGGQLTEAVRRRPYSVVLLDEIEKAHPEVFNVLLQVFEEGRLTEAKGRHVDFRNTVVILTSNVGQDILKRQAALGFRPNEDEEYGYRQMRDRILDEVRKTFRPEFLNRIDDIIVFHPLNRENIRQIVDLMLKQVEGRLKQLGLTLEVSERAKEILVDEGYNPEFGARPLRRAITRLVEDPLSEEIIAGKFASGDEVLVDADGDGKLVFERKREPVSTESPA